From the Drosophila sechellia strain sech25 chromosome X, ASM438219v1, whole genome shotgun sequence genome, the window aaataaaagatttCGTAGTTAAGCTATTTGTAAGAAGCAATAGATTAAAGAACAGTTCCCTTCAATATTATTCAAGACAACTTAAAATTCGTTTTGCTGGTACTTAGATTTGTTTACGACATGGTTTCCATTACTTGCTTGGTAATCACAGATTGGACAATTGCAAACTTTGAATTGCTATGATTTTCTGCGCACTGTGCTGAAACCAGTCGCTTGACAGCGGTTTCATCGCCCGATGTAGCCGTGATCGTCTAGTGGTTAGGACCCCACGTTGTGAGCGTGGTAACTCTGGTTCAAAGCCTGGTTTGTAGTTTCAGTGAGATTCCTCGTATTGaataatttcttttaagtGAGTTGGTATAAATTACAAGTTGGATTCTTAGCAGCTATTAAAGCTTACATAGACCCAAGCCAAAAGAACTGGGATAGCAAGATCGAGTACAGGGAAGTCGTATAGAATTGTCGTCGTCAAATTGTCTATGTTGTGTAAAGTGTAGCGTACTTGTAGGGATCATCTTTTATGTTAACTGGTCATTGCAGTGGTTCCCATTGTATGGGGAAAGCGGCCAAAAATACTTCTAGTTGAGGTAGacacttaaaacaaaattttcttatttttgtagcaaaattatataaaaaaaatcaccCGGATTGGACCACCATCTCATATAGCTGTCATATGAACGATCAGTTTGAAATTAAGTATGGTATGTTAgtatggaaaacttttttgttttcaattattttgcaacGAAAACTTGGAATCGTAGTGAATTTAATGTTTGCTTGTGTATATTGGAGTCACCTGCATAATGCGCATGTTAAAATAGGTGTTTCTTATATGCTTATAAACGCTGAGATCTCGGGAAGTATTTATGTCTAGTTTGTgcaaaataattcaatttattacaCCCTTACATGTATTGATTTCAGTCCCAAATTTCACTGAAGGATCACTATTATCAGCCGGTCAATATAGCCGAAATTTTTTCGAAAGATTAGATGAACGAAATGTTCAGAGTTAGAAATACTTAGAAATATTGTCTGTTTCCATTGGCATATCATTCTTTAAGATTTCAGCATTGCGAAATATGCATAGATTTTCAAACTTATTCGTCTTTTTTTAATGACATATGACAAGATTTTGAATTTCACATTTTCGATTTTGGACAAAACAAacatttatgtatataaagCGTATTAACTCAACAACAGATATCAGACATAAGAATTCATATATACATCATTCTCTTTATTAGTTTTCAAATTGCAATACAAAACTTCAGACAGATCCTATTAGGATTCCGCCctgacatatacatatacatacctATTTTTTATCGATAGATTGATCTTACATTTCACGCACacagtaaatatttattaaagctCTATGGAAATAATGTTTTGGGGCAAGGGAGGGACTCATAATGTCTAAACAGAACACCCAGAATTAAGTAAATTATTGCCACGTAGGCCCCAACTTATCACATGTTATCACATAAAACTGGTCtaactattaaaaaaattgcATTAGGGTACTaatttatatgcatatgtCGGCTATAAACAAACGTTTCATtacttataaacaaatttattccaCCCACGATAATAGTAAGTTTCAAACTTCATTTTAACGCtagcatttttaaatattaacgcagctaaattattagaaataaaatttttctGGGAAATCCTTTGCcttttaaatttctaattattattatctgcCTAATTATTTCACGTCCAATAtttgataaaataataaaaagtaatACACCGAAATCagtttacaaaacaaaaaaaagatttGTCTAGTTGAATATAACAGCAGAACAATATAATTTGGTTTGCTAAGCTTTCTTAATGGtcattttaatttcttaattaCTCTAATTTAGTTTTGATGCAACTGTAATTTCGAACACACTAAAAAGTCCGGAATAATAACGATTATTCGATTAAAAAATGGAATTTGAATTTAGTCGTTTTTGGTTTCAAAATCGGAGCATGACTGAGTCGTTTAAGTTCTTGTCTCCTCATAGCCACAATGAATATAGCCGGTTTCGAGAGTGCCACCGACAGCAGGGGATTTGCTTGGCAGATCCTTCCTGccatcctgctgctgctgatcctTGTGCACGCCATTGCTGCCATTCGACTCGCTGCTGTCAAGGATTCGTTCGAAAACGGTGTCGAAACGGCAGCGACTCCGAGAAAAGCGAGCCACATTCACGCAGACATCGCGAAGGATGGCGAAGAGTTCAGAGAGAAGGGGGGCATCGCCCAGGCTGCCAGGCGAACGGATCCTGACGAGGAACCGCAAGCTGTGGGCATAGTGCTGCAAGTCCCGGGCTCCCGGCAATCGTTGACTCAAGCTTCTTGAAAGAATAGCCTGTTGGGCGGGGCCGCAGAAGCAGGTCACGGAGTAGTAACCACCATGTTCTGATTTCAATCGCTGCGGACTATCGCTGGCGATGACCTGGCCCGCCCTAAGCACCGCCACCCTTTGGCACAGATGCTCGATCTCCGAAACGGAATGAGAGGTCAGCACCACCGCTCTGcgggccagcagcagctgctcgaTGGTGGCATACACCATGTCCCTGGTCACGGGATCCATGTCGCTCGTTGGTTCATCCATCAGGACGGTGGGCGTGCATCCGCAACAGGTCACAGCCACAGTTAGCTTGCGCCTATTGCCGCCACTCAGGTTCCGCACCTAGACATCCTTGTAGGGACGCAGCTCGTACGTGTCCAGCACACGGTCCAAAAATTGATCCAGATCGCGAATGCCGCGCAGGGGTCTGTAGAAGCGGATGCACTTGGTCGTCGTCAGCAGCGGGTCCAGCGGGTTGCTCTGCGGGCAGTATGAAATGCCGGGCTGAAAAACGAGTTGCAATTAATACCACAGTTGTCAGGCAAATGTAAAGCCACAAAGAACATGACCGAGCCACACTGCGTATAAGTAACATTCTGCAGATAGCTATTGAAATAACACAAATAATTATTCTCAGTTAGCACAAAAATATGGTGGCtgtttttggcttttaaaacagaaaaagaattgagggagcaggaaatgactgcaaccttacaagaaaggatgctgaaagcctaaaaagggatatccctttgctgatgcaaccaagggatgagatgccagctgagcacaggttcgctcagaacttcagcactcatctcagtaataaaaacagttggacaaccctggggaaagtacaccctatgaaaccacaaacaataaagtggtatacagacggatccctcaccgacgagggaagtgggctgggggCCCCAGTAGGCcccaggttaaaataccacgaatcaatgggcagatacaccagcatttttcaagctgaggtctgtgctattggacgctgtgcggagtttaatctgcaaaggaactatcgtggcaaggacattgctatactgtctgatagtcaagcagccataaaggcgctcagcaaagctaagataacttctaagctagtaaatgaagtgaagacagccctagacaaactgggagctgtcaacaaactcacaataaggtgggtcccgggacacaacaacatcgagggaaatgagctagcggacaacctagccaggaaaggggcagagaaccctctaattgggcccgaaccattctgtggtgttggtcaccacagagtactgggctaacttaagtcaatagaggaagaaaaacgtctgtccttctgggaacacctaccaggacttaggcagtctaagattctccttcgtgaatataaccacaaaagattcaagaccttaatgacacacgggaaaaacaccgtgcgcactttaactggccttcttacggggcactgccgacttcgcactcatttgcataagattggcattgcagacagtgaactctgtcgcttctgttgcatggaggaggagatctctacacatattatatgtgactgcacggcgctttccatcaggaggaacagactcctggaaatgtatgtagtcccacgggaaacaattgcagccctgaaccccaataaaattctggctTTTATATAGTGCACTGGACAACAGggagatctttgagtcatgaaggggtagtacaatagatcctACTGGTTTGCAGTACTcatagaaacccacttaaaaataataatacaaatagcTTAACTCCGaaatcttttatttcattttatgctTATATACTATAAGATGATAATACTACGGGTTTTTGGCCTTCGCAACTCCCTTGGCGGGTAATTTCTGGCTGCAACTGGCTGGGGATGAAGCCGAGGAGGTTGAATTGGCATATCCTCGGTCGCGACGCTGCTGGAGGCGCTTCTCGAACCTATTGCGTAGCGTATCCATGGGCGTGTTGAGGGTGAAGCTCATGTCGGGCAGCTGATAGGCGGTCAGCAGGAAGTTGCAGCGAATCCGCTCGTTGGCGATGCGCTTGATGAGCCCCTGCATCTCATCGCTCTGTACAAAACTTTTGATGGCCGCGCTCGCCTTTTCCTGTTTCTTAGATGCCTTGGATCCACCGGCTCCCAGCCCATCTGCAGCAACCGACTCGAGCTGTGGGTGAGCACTTATGCTTCTGGCACCATGCTGGCTCTTCCTGGACCTGTCGCGTCCACTCTTACTGGATACATCAGCCGCAGTGCCAGTCGATGTTTTTGTCTGGCCCAAAGTGCATGGATATGCTACATCAGGTACCATTTTTTCGATCTTGACTGTTTTAACATCAAGATCGCTGAGTGTCTTAGATTTTCCACTGACACTTCGTTTGGGGGCTTTTGTCTCTTCTTTTCCGGTTGAATCGGAGACAATTTCGATGGTCTTAAAGTTGTTCATGCTTCCCAATTGTTGTCTTCAAGCTAATAAAACTACTATGACTTTAATCAACCATTTAACTGACGAGTTTCAGTTACAAACTTACCTTATTTCAACGTTATTAGGCTGCCTGTTCGCATGTGCTTATTGTTGATATCGATAGACTGATTGAACGATAGCAACCAAATAGTGCTGCGTAACAAAATAATTGGATGGCGTCATCTGGTGCTCGGTCATATACTTATTATAGTGCAATTATTGTGTGTCCTTCGGCAGCACTGTGCCTTAGATTTGGATTCTGGCTGGCCGCGTCCAACAACCAGTTGTAGTTAGGACCCGTCTAGTGGTTAGGACCCTACGTTGTGTCCGTGGACACTCAGGATCTCGAATCCTGGTCACGGCAATGTTGAAATAAACATTGTCACTGAGATGGGGGTTTTCTTATAAATAGTTTGTGTATATTATCTGAAGTGATAAAAACTTCTCTCATTCAAACGATGTAGATTTAATTTTAACGCATTTCCTGTACTTGGTTTACGACTTCAATTTGGTACTGTTTGAATTGTCCACGGACACAACGTAGGGTCCTAACCACTTGACGGGTCCTAACTACAACTGGTTGTTGGACGCGGCCAGCCAGAATCCAAATCTAAGGCACAGTGCTGCCGAAGGACACACAATAATTGCACTATAATAAGTATATGACCGAGCACCAGATGACGCCATCCAATTATTTCGTTACGCAGCACTATTTGGTTGCTATCGTTCAATCAGTCTATCGATATCAACAATAAGCACATGCGAACAGGCAGCCTAATAACGTTGAAATAAGGTAAGTTTGTAACTGAAACTCGTCAGTTAAATGGTTGATTAAAGTCATAGTAGTTTTATTAGCTTGAAGACAACAATTGGGAAGCATGAACAACTTTAAGACCATCGAAATTGTCTCCGATTCAACCGGAAAAGAAGAGACAAAAGCCCCCAAACGAAGTGTCGGTGGAAAATCTAAGACACTCAGCGATCTTGATGTTAAAACAGTCAAGATCGAAAAAATGGTACCTGATGTAGCATATCCATGCACTTTGGGCCAGACAAAAACATCGACTGGCACTGCGGCTGATGTATCCAGTAAGAGTGGACGCGACAGGTCCAGGAAGAGCCAGCATGGTGCCAGAAGCATAAGTGCTCACCCACAGCTCGAGTCGGTTGCTGCAGATGGGCTGGGAGCCGGTGGATCCAAGGCATCTAAGAAACAGGAAAAGGCGAGCGCGGCCATCAAAAGTTTTGTACAGAGCGATGAGATGCAGGGGCTCATCAAGCGCATCGCCAACGAGCGGATTCGCTGCAACTTCCTGCTGACCGCCTATCAGCTGCCCGACATGAGCTTCACCCTCAACACGCCCATGGATACGCTACGCAATAGGTTCGAGAAGCGCCTCCAGCAGCGTCGCGACCGAGGATATGCCAATTCAACCTCCTCGGCTTCATCCCCAACCAGTTGCAGCCAGAAATTACCCGCCAAGGGAGTTGCGAAGGCCAAAAACCCGTAGTATTATCATCTTATAGTATATAagcataaaatgaaataaaagatttCGTAGTTAAGCTATTTGTAAGAAGCAATAGATTAAAGAACAGTTCCCTTCAATATTATTCAAGACAACTTAAAATTCGTTTTGCTGGTACTTAGATTTGTTTACGACATGGTTTCCATTACTTGCTTGGTAATCACAGATTGGACAATTGCAAACTTTGAATTGCTATGATTTTCTGCGCACTGTGCTGAAACCAGTCGCTTGGCAGCGGTTTCATCGCCCGATGTAGCCGTGATCGTCTAGTGGTTAGGACCCCACGTTGTGAGCGTGGTAACTCTGGTTCAAAGCCTGGTTTGTAGTTTCAGTGAGATTCCTCGCATTGaataatttcttttaagtGAGTTGGTATAAATTACAAGTTGGATTCTTAGCAGCTATTAAAGCTTACATAGACCCAAGCCAAAAGAACTGGGATAGCAAGATCGAGTACAGGGAAGTCGTATAGAATTGTCGTCGTCAAATTGTCTATGTTGTGTAAAGTGTA encodes:
- the LOC116802222 gene encoding uncharacterized protein LOC116802222, whose translation is MNNFKTIEIVSDSTGKEETKAPKRSVSGKSKTLSDLDVKTVKIEKMVPDVAYPCTLGQTKTSTGTAADVSSKSGRDRSRKSQHGARSISAHPQLESVAADGLGAGGSKASKKQEKASAAIKSFVQSDEMQGLIKRIANERIRCNFLLTAYQLPDMSFTLNTPMDTLRNRFEKRLQQRRDRGYANSTSSASSPASCSQKLPAKGVAKAKNP
- the LOC116802226 gene encoding uncharacterized protein LOC116802226 yields the protein MNNFKTIEIVSDSTGKEETKAPKRSVGGKSKTLSDLDVKTVKIEKMVPDVAYPCTLGQTKTSTGTAADVSSKSGRDRSRKSQHGARSISAHPQLESVAADGLGAGGSKASKKQEKASAAIKSFVQSDEMQGLIKRIANERIRCNFLLTAYQLPDMSFTLNTPMDTLRNRFEKRLQQRRDRGYANSTSSASSPTSCSQKLPAKGVAKAKNP